Proteins found in one Methylophaga thalassica genomic segment:
- the acpP gene encoding acyl carrier protein, giving the protein MSDIEARVKEIVVEQLGVNADEVTADASFIDDLGADSLDTVELVMALEEAFECEIPDEEAEKITTVKEAVSYINAHQS; this is encoded by the coding sequence ATGAGTGATATCGAAGCTCGCGTAAAAGAAATTGTTGTTGAACAATTAGGTGTCAACGCTGATGAAGTAACTGCGGATGCTTCATTTATCGACGACCTGGGCGCAGACTCTCTGGATACAGTAGAGTTGGTTATGGCTTTGGAAGAAGCTTTCGAATGTGAAATCCCAGACGAAGAAGCTGAGAAAATCACTACAGTTAAAGAAGCTGTTTCTTATATTAACGCACATCAGTCTTAA
- the pabC gene encoding aminodeoxychorismate lyase, producing MILINGQPETMLSVADRGLQYGDGLFETIPFRHGRLEYLKEHTERLLRGCKRLQIDFNDIAALERELLIVCNQISGDGVIKIIITRGSGGRGYKPPIDSTPQRIITFHPLPDYPLNRQSGITVQLCSTRLAKNPLLAGIKHLNRLEQVIARNEWDSADIAEGLMLNYDDELIEGTMSNVFLVSDGCLFTPNLNSCGIEGVMRERILALACTLDIPHEIVTLTLDDLYQADEVFVTNSLIRVWPVTALHGTNKQWPHGDITKRIQKALDTAES from the coding sequence GTGATTCTGATAAATGGTCAACCTGAAACAATGCTATCAGTAGCAGACCGTGGCCTTCAGTATGGCGACGGTCTGTTCGAAACGATACCATTTCGACATGGTAGGCTTGAATACCTCAAAGAGCATACAGAGCGTTTGTTACGAGGTTGTAAACGCCTGCAGATAGACTTTAATGATATAGCAGCATTAGAGCGAGAGTTGCTTATTGTTTGCAATCAAATATCCGGTGATGGTGTGATTAAAATTATCATCACTCGAGGCTCTGGCGGACGAGGGTATAAACCACCTATAGACTCAACACCTCAACGCATCATCACTTTTCACCCTTTGCCAGATTATCCGCTCAATCGTCAATCAGGTATCACTGTCCAACTGTGTTCGACGCGTTTGGCAAAAAATCCATTACTAGCGGGAATAAAACATTTAAACCGTCTGGAGCAAGTGATTGCCAGAAATGAATGGGATTCAGCAGATATTGCTGAAGGATTAATGCTGAACTATGACGATGAACTTATTGAAGGAACAATGAGCAATGTATTCCTGGTCAGTGATGGCTGTTTATTCACTCCAAATCTGAATAGCTGTGGTATTGAAGGAGTCATGCGTGAGCGCATATTGGCACTAGCCTGTACTTTAGATATACCTCATGAGATAGTCACATTAACATTGGATGATCTCTATCAAGCGGATGAAGTGTTTGTCACGAATAGTCTTATCAGGGTATGGCCAGTGACTGCACTGCATGGCACGAATAAACAATGGCCCCATGGGGATATAACAAAAAGAATTCAAAAGGCATTGGATACTGCTGAAAGCTGA
- the rpmF gene encoding 50S ribosomal protein L32, producing MAVQQNKKSASRRGMRRSHDALTETTLSVDSTSGELHRRHHVSADGYYRGRKVVADKSE from the coding sequence ATGGCTGTTCAACAAAACAAAAAAAGTGCATCACGTCGTGGAATGCGTCGTTCACATGATGCCTTAACCGAAACAACATTATCTGTTGATTCAACTTCTGGTGAATTACACCGTCGTCATCATGTGTCAGCTGATGGCTATTACCGTGGTCGTAAAGTTGTTGCGGATAAAAGCGAATAA
- a CDS encoding SPOR domain-containing protein, producing the protein MLWVLQLASFGVRDNADALSKELESMGYNPLIEIVKTDKNPIYRVRLQPVADRDKLEKTAKMLSEKLKLSTQILQYQP; encoded by the coding sequence ATTTTATGGGTTTTACAATTAGCCAGCTTTGGCGTACGTGATAATGCAGATGCATTATCAAAAGAACTGGAGTCCATGGGATACAATCCATTAATTGAAATTGTGAAAACGGATAAAAACCCGATTTACCGTGTTCGTCTACAGCCTGTGGCAGATCGCGATAAATTAGAAAAAACAGCAAAAATGCTCAGCGAGAAACTCAAGTTATCTACGCAAATTTTGCAATATCAACCTTAA
- a CDS encoding YceD family protein gives MLFFDISYIIPSIMHQQLPKEIDPFRFAHNGRELEGEIELTSLSRLKPSLFNDAGTVKVKMRFDIDQIGTPYMQGQFVTELSMTCERCMGELLYPITIETLLGLVKHERLVSKLSEQYEPWIIDESEFVNPADVVEDELILALPLVPKHDFDCLPKEVWQSGDEEVGEKPEKQASPFAVLSALKSKK, from the coding sequence TTGCTGTTTTTCGATATTTCTTATATAATCCCGTCGATTATGCACCAGCAATTGCCAAAAGAAATAGATCCGTTTCGTTTTGCTCATAATGGGCGAGAGCTTGAAGGGGAAATTGAACTGACATCTTTGTCACGTTTGAAACCCTCTCTCTTCAATGATGCGGGTACGGTTAAGGTCAAGATGCGATTTGATATTGATCAAATCGGGACTCCCTATATGCAGGGTCAGTTTGTCACAGAGTTGTCGATGACATGTGAGCGTTGTATGGGAGAGCTGCTTTACCCAATAACAATAGAAACATTGTTGGGTTTGGTAAAACATGAACGCTTAGTCAGTAAATTATCTGAGCAATACGAGCCTTGGATAATTGATGAATCGGAGTTTGTGAACCCTGCTGATGTTGTGGAAGATGAGTTAATTTTGGCACTTCCCCTAGTGCCTAAACATGATTTTGATTGTTTGCCGAAAGAGGTATGGCAATCTGGGGACGAAGAGGTAGGGGAGAAACCTGAAAAACAGGCATCTCCGTTCGCAGTATTATCTGCATTGAAATCAAAAAAATAA
- the fabG gene encoding 3-oxoacyl-ACP reductase FabG: MSLDGKIALVTGATRGIGKAIALSLGEQGATVIGTATSESGAATITDFLKEANINGRGIVLNVTDADAIDNVVSTIENEFGAPEILVNNAGITRDNLLMRMKDEEWDDIINTNLTPIFKLSKRCLRAMTKARWGRIITITSVVGAMGNAGQTNYAAAKAGVIGFSKSLAREVGARGITVNTVAPGFIDTDMTSSLPEAHKTALLEQVPVKRLGAPEEIAAAVSYLASMNASYVTGETLHVNGGMYMS, from the coding sequence ATGAGCTTAGATGGAAAAATTGCTCTGGTGACTGGAGCGACACGTGGTATTGGTAAAGCTATTGCACTTAGTTTAGGTGAGCAAGGCGCTACAGTGATTGGTACAGCAACCTCTGAAAGCGGTGCTGCAACAATCACTGATTTTCTTAAAGAGGCGAACATTAATGGGCGTGGTATCGTTCTTAATGTTACTGATGCCGATGCCATTGATAATGTGGTCTCTACCATAGAAAATGAATTTGGCGCACCAGAAATTCTGGTGAATAATGCGGGTATTACGCGTGATAATTTATTAATGCGTATGAAAGATGAAGAGTGGGATGACATTATCAACACCAATCTGACACCAATATTTAAGCTGAGTAAACGTTGCCTTAGAGCGATGACTAAAGCTCGTTGGGGACGAATCATTACCATTACCTCAGTCGTTGGTGCAATGGGTAATGCTGGACAAACTAACTACGCTGCAGCAAAAGCTGGGGTCATTGGTTTTAGTAAGTCTTTGGCTCGTGAAGTGGGTGCTCGAGGTATCACTGTCAATACAGTCGCACCAGGCTTTATTGATACGGATATGACCAGTTCTTTACCAGAAGCACATAAAACGGCACTGCTTGAACAAGTGCCTGTAAAACGTTTGGGTGCACCAGAAGAGATTGCTGCTGCAGTGAGCTATCTGGCGAGTATGAATGCCAGTTATGTTACGGGAGAAACATTACATGTCAACGGTGGCATGTATATGAGTTAA
- the fabF gene encoding beta-ketoacyl-ACP synthase II — protein sequence MSKRRVVITGLGAVTPVGLTVKESWENIVAGKSGVAPLTLFDVSEFSVRFGASVKNFDVTTVIPKKDAKKMDTFIHYGIAAAKEAIEDSGLVVTDENAERIGVAIGSGIGGLPGIESGYDSYLSGGPRKISPFFVPSNIINMISGNLSIMYGMKGPNTAIVTACSTGTHCISAAGRMIQYGDADVMIAGGAEMATSKTGLGGFAAARALSTRNDDPAAASRPWDKDRDGFVLGDGAGVIVLEEYEHAVKRGATIYAELVGSGMSSDAYHMTSPSEGGEGAARCMVNAMKDAGINADEVDYINAHGTSTPAGDAAETQAIKKAMGDAANNVAISSTKSMIGHLLGAAGGVEAVFSLLSIRDQVAPPTINLDNQDETCDLDYVPNTARQMKIDVAMSNSFGFGGTNGTVIFKKLS from the coding sequence ATGTCTAAAAGACGCGTTGTCATTACTGGCCTTGGTGCTGTTACTCCAGTTGGACTAACGGTAAAAGAAAGCTGGGAAAATATTGTTGCAGGTAAAAGTGGTGTTGCACCGCTGACCTTGTTTGATGTCTCAGAATTTAGTGTTCGCTTCGGTGCAAGTGTCAAAAACTTTGATGTCACAACCGTAATTCCAAAAAAAGATGCTAAAAAAATGGATACCTTTATCCATTATGGTATTGCCGCAGCTAAAGAAGCGATTGAAGATTCTGGTTTAGTGGTGACTGATGAGAATGCTGAACGAATTGGTGTAGCCATTGGTTCAGGTATCGGCGGTTTACCCGGCATTGAGTCTGGTTATGACAGTTATTTAAGTGGTGGACCTCGCAAGATTTCCCCATTTTTCGTACCGAGTAACATTATCAATATGATTTCAGGTAATTTATCGATCATGTACGGTATGAAAGGTCCTAATACAGCCATCGTGACAGCGTGTTCAACAGGAACACACTGCATTTCAGCGGCTGGTCGTATGATTCAATACGGTGATGCGGATGTCATGATTGCCGGTGGTGCTGAAATGGCTACATCTAAAACAGGGCTAGGTGGATTTGCTGCTGCACGCGCTTTATCTACACGCAATGATGACCCTGCTGCTGCTAGTCGTCCTTGGGATAAAGACCGTGACGGTTTTGTTCTTGGTGATGGTGCTGGCGTGATTGTGCTGGAAGAATATGAACATGCTGTAAAACGTGGTGCCACAATTTATGCAGAGTTAGTTGGCTCAGGCATGAGTAGTGATGCTTATCACATGACATCGCCTTCTGAAGGTGGTGAAGGTGCGGCTCGTTGTATGGTAAACGCGATGAAAGATGCCGGCATTAATGCGGATGAAGTCGACTATATTAATGCGCACGGAACATCAACACCAGCAGGCGATGCTGCTGAAACCCAAGCCATCAAAAAAGCGATGGGTGATGCTGCTAATAATGTTGCGATCAGCTCGACCAAATCAATGATTGGTCATTTGCTAGGTGCGGCAGGTGGTGTAGAAGCTGTGTTCAGTCTCTTATCTATCCGTGATCAGGTTGCACCGCCCACCATCAATCTCGATAATCAGGATGAAACATGTGATCTTGATTATGTACCCAATACGGCAAGACAAATGAAAATTGACGTGGCAATGTCAAATTCATTTGGATTTGGCGGCACCAACGGTACTGTCATATTTAAAAAGTTAAGTTAA
- the plsX gene encoding phosphate acyltransferase PlsX yields MSLTISIDAMGGDHGPQVVIPAAISALKKHPDVTLILVGDEQTIHSHLQKNNVDNEPRLIVHHASQQVEMDESPSQALRGKKDSSMRVAINLVKEGRAAACVSAGNTGALMATARFVLKTLPGIERPAIVSALPTMKGHTYVLDLGANVDSSAAHLVQFALMGSVLAELVDGKDKPKVGLLNIGSEEIKGNERVKEASRLLEQTDLNYIGYVEGDGLYHGEADVLVCDGFVGNVALKTSEGVVHMIRHYLRQSFSRNWLTKLAGLIASPVLKHFRNELDPRAYNGANLIGLQGIVIKSHGGADEFAFANAINIAIIEAAKDVPKNITKHLEVLLEGQVL; encoded by the coding sequence TTGAGCCTGACGATATCAATTGATGCAATGGGCGGGGATCACGGACCTCAAGTCGTGATCCCCGCTGCCATATCAGCATTAAAAAAACATCCGGATGTCACATTAATTCTTGTCGGTGATGAACAAACAATTCATTCTCACCTTCAAAAAAATAATGTAGATAACGAACCCCGCTTAATTGTTCATCATGCTTCACAGCAAGTAGAGATGGATGAGTCACCATCGCAAGCATTACGCGGGAAGAAAGATTCTTCTATGCGTGTAGCGATTAACTTAGTTAAAGAGGGGCGAGCAGCCGCTTGCGTAAGTGCAGGTAATACTGGTGCATTGATGGCAACAGCCAGATTTGTACTAAAAACATTACCAGGTATCGAAAGACCGGCTATCGTTTCAGCTTTACCAACAATGAAAGGACATACCTATGTGCTGGACTTGGGGGCAAATGTTGATTCGAGTGCTGCACATTTAGTCCAGTTTGCCTTAATGGGCTCTGTTCTCGCTGAACTTGTGGATGGTAAAGACAAACCTAAAGTTGGTTTACTCAATATCGGTTCTGAAGAGATAAAAGGTAATGAACGGGTAAAAGAAGCATCACGCCTGTTAGAGCAGACTGATCTTAATTACATCGGTTATGTCGAAGGTGATGGTTTATACCATGGTGAAGCCGATGTGCTTGTTTGTGACGGTTTTGTCGGTAACGTTGCTCTAAAAACCAGTGAAGGTGTCGTTCATATGATTCGTCATTATTTACGGCAATCATTTTCGCGTAATTGGCTCACTAAATTAGCAGGTTTAATTGCTTCACCTGTATTAAAACATTTCCGTAATGAGTTAGATCCCCGTGCCTATAACGGTGCAAACCTGATTGGTTTGCAAGGTATCGTGATTAAAAGTCACGGTGGTGCCGATGAGTTTGCTTTCGCTAACGCTATCAATATTGCGATTATCGAAGCCGCTAAGGATGTACCAAAAAATATAACTAAACACCTGGAAGTGTTGCTGGAAGGACAAGTATTGTGA
- a CDS encoding beta-ketoacyl-ACP synthase III, protein MMYSRIAGTGSYLPEKVLSNHDLESMVETSDQWITDRTGIKERHIAAENETTTDLAYQASVKAIEAAGITNNEIDLIIVATTTPTQIFPSTASLLQAKLDIAGCPAFDVQAVCTGFVYALTIADKFIKAGGVKNVLVVGAETISRIIDWSDRNTCVLFGDGAGAVVLQASQQPGIISTHIHSDGSFSSLLQVPAGPGSDATDDSAYIDMQGNEVFKVAVKTLSSIVDETLEANQLDKTAVDWLIPHQANIRIIAATARKLQMSMDRVVVTVDKHGNTSAASIPLALDVAVRDGRIKRGETLLFEAFGGGFTWGSALIQY, encoded by the coding sequence GTGATGTATTCTCGTATCGCGGGTACTGGCAGTTATTTGCCAGAAAAAGTACTCAGCAATCATGATCTTGAGTCTATGGTCGAAACCAGTGACCAATGGATTACTGATCGGACGGGAATAAAAGAACGTCATATTGCTGCCGAGAACGAAACCACAACAGATCTTGCATACCAAGCCTCTGTTAAAGCCATTGAAGCTGCCGGAATCACGAATAATGAGATTGATCTCATTATCGTTGCGACCACCACACCTACCCAAATATTTCCAAGTACAGCCTCATTATTACAAGCGAAACTTGATATCGCTGGTTGTCCGGCATTTGATGTACAAGCTGTTTGTACTGGATTTGTATATGCACTGACCATTGCTGATAAATTCATTAAAGCAGGTGGTGTGAAAAATGTTCTAGTGGTCGGTGCAGAAACCATCTCGCGTATTATTGACTGGTCAGATAGAAATACTTGTGTATTATTTGGGGATGGTGCTGGAGCAGTCGTTCTTCAGGCATCACAACAACCTGGCATTATTTCTACGCATATTCACTCCGATGGCAGTTTCAGCAGTTTATTACAGGTGCCAGCAGGCCCAGGTTCGGATGCTACTGATGATTCTGCTTATATCGATATGCAAGGTAATGAAGTCTTTAAGGTTGCAGTAAAAACCCTTAGCAGCATTGTTGATGAAACATTGGAAGCCAATCAGCTGGATAAAACTGCTGTTGACTGGCTTATTCCTCATCAGGCTAACATTCGTATTATTGCTGCTACAGCAAGAAAGTTACAGATGTCGATGGATAGAGTGGTTGTCACGGTTGATAAACATGGCAATACCTCAGCGGCATCTATTCCCTTAGCCCTCGACGTTGCTGTTCGTGACGGTCGTATAAAACGTGGTGAAACTTTATTGTTTGAAGCCTTTGGTGGCGGATTTACATGGGGTTCAGCGCTTATTCAATACTGA
- the purF gene encoding amidophosphoribosyltransferase: MCGIIGIVGHSEVNQALYDGLTVLQHRGQDAAGIMTCDDDGKFFLRKDNGLVKDVFHTRHMIRLKGKMGIGHIRYPTAGCSTSAESQPFYVNSPFGIALAHNGNLTNTKVLKDELFQTDRRHLNTDSDSEVLLNVLAHELQNSSKLTPLPEDIFKAVAQVHRRCKGAYAAVAMISGVGVMAFRDPYGIRPAVIGKRETAQGTEYVVASESVAVDILDYELVRDIEPGECVFIDTKGNFYSQQCADNPIKSPCIFEYVYFARPDSMMDGISVHKSRMRMGTKLAHKIKREFPDHDIDVVIPIPDTSRSAALQLSYDLGVVYREGFIKNRYIGRTFIMPGQTMRKKSVRQKLNAIDLEFRGKNVLLVDDSIVRGTTSQQIVQMARDAGANKVYLASAAPPVRFPNVYGIDMPSANEFVAHDRSVEEISKELGVDWLVYQDLPDLVSAINKKSDVERFDTSCFDGEYITGDIDANYLYYIDAMRNDLSKQTSDKSNAVIELHNN, encoded by the coding sequence ATGTGCGGAATTATTGGTATTGTGGGTCATTCTGAGGTTAACCAGGCCTTATATGATGGATTGACCGTACTGCAACATCGAGGACAGGATGCTGCTGGAATTATGACTTGCGACGATGATGGCAAGTTTTTCCTACGTAAGGATAATGGACTCGTTAAAGATGTTTTCCACACCCGTCATATGATTCGTCTTAAAGGCAAGATGGGGATTGGTCATATTCGCTATCCCACTGCAGGTTGTTCAACCTCAGCTGAGTCACAACCATTTTATGTGAACTCACCCTTTGGTATTGCTCTGGCACATAATGGCAATCTAACCAATACAAAAGTATTGAAAGACGAATTGTTCCAGACGGACCGTCGTCATCTCAACACTGATTCTGATTCTGAAGTGCTACTCAATGTGCTGGCTCATGAATTACAAAATAGTTCTAAGCTGACACCACTGCCTGAAGACATTTTCAAAGCCGTTGCTCAAGTGCATCGTCGTTGTAAAGGCGCTTATGCCGCTGTTGCGATGATTTCTGGTGTTGGTGTCATGGCTTTTCGTGATCCATACGGTATTCGCCCAGCTGTCATTGGCAAACGTGAAACAGCGCAGGGGACTGAATATGTTGTGGCTTCTGAGAGTGTCGCTGTTGACATCCTGGACTATGAATTAGTTCGTGATATTGAGCCAGGTGAATGTGTTTTTATTGATACAAAAGGCAACTTTTATTCTCAACAGTGTGCTGATAATCCCATCAAGTCGCCATGTATTTTTGAATATGTTTATTTTGCCAGACCTGATTCTATGATGGACGGCATCTCTGTTCACAAAAGTCGGATGCGTATGGGGACAAAACTGGCCCATAAAATTAAACGTGAGTTTCCGGATCATGATATTGATGTGGTTATCCCGATTCCAGATACAAGCCGTAGCGCTGCATTGCAGTTATCATACGATCTAGGCGTGGTGTATAGAGAAGGTTTTATCAAAAATCGCTATATAGGCAGAACGTTTATTATGCCTGGTCAAACCATGCGTAAAAAATCTGTCCGTCAAAAATTAAATGCGATTGATTTGGAGTTTAGAGGGAAAAATGTACTGTTAGTCGATGACTCTATTGTTCGTGGCACAACATCACAGCAAATTGTTCAGATGGCAAGAGATGCGGGCGCTAATAAAGTCTATCTGGCTTCAGCAGCCCCACCGGTTCGTTTCCCGAATGTCTATGGTATCGATATGCCATCTGCAAATGAGTTTGTGGCACATGACAGAAGTGTCGAAGAAATTTCCAAGGAACTTGGCGTAGATTGGCTTGTTTATCAGGATCTGCCAGATCTGGTCTCAGCTATTAATAAAAAGAGCGATGTTGAACGCTTTGATACCTCTTGTTTTGATGGGGAGTACATCACGGGAGATATTGATGCCAATTATCTATATTACATCGATGCGATGCGAAATGACCTCAGTAAACAGACATCTGATAAAAGTAATGCTGTAATTGAGCTACATAACAATTAA
- the fabD gene encoding ACP S-malonyltransferase, translating to MKSAFVFPGQGSQSVGMLAEIAAEYSIVKQTFQEASDALAYDVWNLLSNGPEERLNQTDRTQPIMLTAGIAMWRVWQSVSDIKPAYFAGHSLGEYTALVAADAIDFTDAVKLVELRGQYMQQAVPAGEGAMAAILGLDDDVVREVCNEASAAGVVEAVNFNSPGQVVIAGSAEAVKKATEIASDKGAKRALILPVSVPSHCALMQPAAEQLANKLNEIDIRMPTTPVIHNASVTSAVDVDAIKSLLAQQLYSPVRWVETIQWLAAQNVDHIVECGPGKVLAGLTKRIDKSLTALPLFDIATLEKTQQALGE from the coding sequence ATGAAATCAGCTTTTGTCTTTCCCGGTCAGGGATCTCAATCTGTAGGTATGCTTGCTGAGATCGCAGCAGAATACAGCATCGTAAAACAAACATTCCAAGAAGCTTCAGATGCCTTAGCTTATGACGTCTGGAACTTGCTATCTAATGGTCCTGAAGAACGCTTAAATCAAACTGATCGTACTCAGCCAATAATGTTGACTGCTGGTATTGCTATGTGGCGTGTCTGGCAATCAGTTTCAGATATAAAACCGGCGTATTTCGCTGGTCATAGTCTCGGTGAATATACAGCGCTTGTCGCCGCCGATGCAATCGATTTTACTGATGCAGTCAAGCTGGTTGAATTACGTGGCCAATATATGCAACAAGCTGTGCCTGCTGGCGAAGGGGCGATGGCCGCTATACTGGGGTTGGATGATGATGTGGTACGCGAGGTGTGTAATGAAGCATCAGCCGCAGGCGTTGTCGAGGCAGTAAATTTTAATTCGCCTGGACAGGTCGTTATCGCAGGTTCTGCCGAAGCGGTTAAAAAAGCAACTGAAATAGCATCTGATAAAGGCGCTAAACGTGCTCTGATATTGCCAGTAAGCGTGCCATCACATTGTGCACTTATGCAGCCAGCCGCCGAGCAGTTAGCTAATAAACTCAATGAAATAGATATCCGCATGCCCACGACACCCGTTATTCATAATGCGAGTGTGACATCTGCTGTCGATGTCGATGCTATTAAATCATTGCTGGCGCAACAATTATATAGCCCGGTTCGCTGGGTCGAAACTATCCAGTGGCTTGCCGCGCAAAATGTAGATCACATTGTGGAATGTGGACCAGGTAAAGTTTTAGCTGGTTTGACTAAACGTATTGATAAGTCTCTTACCGCATTACCTTTATTTGATATAGCGACGCTTGAAAAAACTCAGCAAGCATTAGGAGAATAG
- the mltG gene encoding endolytic transglycosylase MltG, giving the protein MKNNLLLKTLLPALIAAGICTYIVIQYNRFMTTPLNISEPVQFIVTPGSNLKRISEELYERNITSISPIYLQLYGRANESASRIKAGEYQLLPDDTLPDVLNRLVSGKVIMNSMTIVEGMTAQSLVDMVSANVKIKHTLENPDVAAVMAALGQADQNGEGWFLPETYHFPTDTTDIEFLARANKQMHEVLDNAWEYRAKDLPYTSPYEALIMASIIEKETAVADERPEIAGVFVRRLQKGMRLQTDPTVIYGIRKNFDGNLRKKDLTTDTPYNTYTRSGLPPTPICLPSRESINAALHPASGDSLYFVATGTDGRHIFSSNLADHNKAVRKYQLKK; this is encoded by the coding sequence ATGAAAAATAATTTGTTACTCAAAACACTACTTCCAGCGCTGATTGCCGCTGGCATATGTACCTATATTGTTATTCAATATAATCGCTTCATGACGACACCGTTGAATATCTCGGAACCCGTTCAGTTTATTGTTACACCAGGCAGTAATCTGAAACGAATCAGTGAGGAGTTGTATGAGCGTAATATCACCTCAATCTCTCCCATCTATCTGCAGTTATATGGACGGGCTAACGAGTCAGCAAGCAGAATCAAGGCAGGCGAATATCAACTTTTACCTGACGATACCTTACCGGATGTACTTAACAGGTTAGTGTCAGGCAAGGTCATTATGAACTCAATGACCATTGTAGAAGGTATGACAGCACAATCCCTGGTGGATATGGTCTCAGCTAACGTTAAAATAAAACATACCTTAGAAAATCCGGATGTGGCCGCTGTGATGGCAGCATTAGGACAAGCTGATCAAAACGGTGAAGGTTGGTTTTTGCCTGAAACGTATCATTTTCCAACAGATACAACAGATATTGAATTTTTAGCACGCGCTAACAAACAAATGCATGAGGTATTGGATAATGCATGGGAATATCGTGCAAAAGACTTACCCTATACATCACCATACGAAGCCTTAATCATGGCATCTATTATTGAAAAAGAAACGGCTGTAGCAGATGAGCGACCTGAAATTGCCGGAGTGTTTGTCCGTCGTTTACAAAAAGGGATGCGTTTGCAAACTGACCCAACGGTGATTTACGGTATCAGAAAAAATTTCGACGGTAATCTGCGTAAAAAAGATCTGACAACGGATACGCCTTATAACACATATACACGCAGTGGTTTACCGCCCACGCCTATTTGTTTACCGAGTAGGGAATCCATAAATGCCGCCCTCCATCCCGCAAGTGGAGATAGTTTGTATTTCGTGGCGACAGGGACAGATGGCAGACATATTTTTTCATCTAATCTGGCCGATCACAATAAAGCCGTAAGAAAGTATCAATTAAAAAAATGA
- a CDS encoding CvpA family protein, protein MVWVDYLIIGLIFLSAAISIVRGFMKEVLSLASWILAFWVAILFYSNLSTLLADYISTPSIRLFLAFFVLFAVTLILGAMVNHLISQVVEKTGLTGTDRALGIIFGLIRGVAIVTILVLAAGATPMPADSWWQNSILLEHFIKLAVWVRDLLPADIAQHINYN, encoded by the coding sequence ATGGTTTGGGTTGACTATCTGATAATAGGTCTGATTTTTTTGTCGGCCGCTATCAGTATCGTCCGGGGCTTTATGAAAGAAGTGCTTTCATTAGCTAGTTGGATTTTAGCTTTCTGGGTAGCCATACTTTTTTACTCGAATCTGTCTACCTTACTAGCTGACTATATATCGACACCATCCATACGATTATTTCTGGCTTTTTTTGTCTTATTTGCAGTGACATTGATTCTTGGCGCTATGGTCAATCACTTAATATCTCAAGTTGTTGAAAAAACCGGGCTTACCGGTACTGACCGTGCTTTGGGTATTATCTTTGGTTTGATACGAGGTGTCGCCATTGTCACTATCTTGGTTCTAGCTGCTGGTGCGACACCAATGCCAGCAGACAGTTGGTGGCAAAACTCTATCTTGCTAGAGCATTTCATCAAACTAGCGGTTTGGGTGCGTGATCTGTTACCAGCAGATATCGCTCAACATATCAACTACAATTAA